The DNA window AAATGCCTGGAGGGTGTGCCGGGAGTGTCGATCGTTCTCGCTCGGCGATCGGCCATCGAAGACGCCGCGGCGGCGCGCAGCCTCAGCCTCGACCTGCGCGCCCAGTGGCGCGGGCTGGAGGCCGACGGCCAGTTTCGCTTCACGCCCCCCACCCACGTCATCCTGGCCCTCAGTCAGGCCCTCGACGAACTCGCCGCCGAAGGCGGCGTGTCCGGTCGCGCCGCGCGCTACGCCGCGAACCACGCCCGTTTGCTCGCCGGCATGCAGGAGCTGGGATTCGAACCGTATCTGCGTTCCGCACTCCGCGGGTACGTGATCGCTTCTTTTCGCTACCCCGTCGATCCGCACTTCGACTTCGAGACCTTCTACGCACGCCTCAACGAGAGGGGACTGGTTATCTATCCGGGCAAAGTGAGCCGGGCCGATTGCTTCCGCATCGGCACGATCGGACGGCTCTTCCCGGATGACATCGACCTCCTGCTGGCGACGATCCGCGCAACGCTATTGGAGATGGGCGTGGCCTTACCGGTCCGGTAACGGGATCGGCGCCGCGCGCCGGCGCCGGCGGGGGCCCTGCTTGCCCCGGGCGCGGGGGGGCCTCGATCGACTGGCCGGAGGCGGCCGCGTCGCGCTTATCGCCGCGGCGCAACCGGCGACAGCCAGCAGGACGCGCAGCCATTCCCAGGCGGACCACTGCCACAACACGGTGGCAATGCGACCGGCCGGCACGCCATTCGGCGTCGCCAGCAGGCGCGACATGGGCCAGTGGAAGAATCCTCCAATCGCCGCGATACCCAGAACCGCCACGCACGCAAGCGCGATCCGCACCCGGCGATCGCGTTCCTGCCACACCTCCACCACCCCACCCAGCGCCGCCAGACAAGCCAGGACGACAATGACCGCCGTAAGCCAGTCGATTCGCCAGGCGTGTCGGCCGAACCACTCGTTCACCCCCGGCGGCGGCAACGATTGCCAGAACGGCACCAGGGCGGCGGCGTCGAGAAGCATGACGCCGGCCAGAAGAGCCAGCAGGACGGCAGAAAGGCGAACCAACATGATCGCTCGCTCAGGCACGGTTGCAGGCGGACGGTAGCATAGACGGAAGACGACGGAACTCGCGTCCTGGGCCGCGAGGTTCGCCGTTCGTCCTCCGTTCCAGGTCGGCCATTGGCGGCGAGAGCGCCTACGGCCGCGGGCGGGATGCGGGACGACGACGCCTCACCGGGGTGATTTTCTTCTCCGGAGATGCCACTGTTTCGCTTGTATGGCCGAGCCCCGTCGCCGCCGCTGGCTGAGCACCATGACCGCCCTCGGCGTGCTCGTGCCGGTGGCCGCGTTCGTAATCTATTCGAGCTTCCAGATCGGCGAGGTCGAATGCGAAGTCTGCATCGCCTTCGACGGGCGCGAGGTCTGCCGAACCGTAACCGGGGCCAGCGAAGAGGAAGCCCTGCGCGCCGCCATCGACAACGCTTGCGCTCTGTTGGCCGGCGGGGTGACCGACACCATCCGCTGCTCGCGCACGCGGCCGGTCAGGGCAGAATGTCGGCCGGCGGGCGGGGTCTGATGACCTGGAGGCTGGCGCGGCTCACTTCCGGCCCGGTCTGACCAGCAGGCCGGCGGCGAGGACGCCGAGGAGGATAGCCGCAGCAGAGCCCGGTGCGTTTCGGCGGCGCAAATTGCAGCCGGATGAACCGCCGCCGTCATCATCCGACTCACCATCGCCCGGTCGTGTCGGCGCGGGTGGACGGCGGGTTGACGTGGGCCGGGGCGTCGGCGAGTCGCCAAACGTTGGACTTGGCGTACCGGGGCCAACGGTGTTGGTCGGTAACGGCGGGAGCTCGCTGACACTGGTATTGCGGAACACGGTGGCGTTGTCCGCGCCTTCATTGACAACCACGAGGTCAGGCAACCGATCCGCAAACAGGTCCGCCGCCGCCACAGCCGCCGGCCCGCGGCCGACGCTGAAGCGCCGCCCGCCGTCGAAGCTGCCGTTACCCCTGCCTTCGAACACGACCAGGGAATCGTCAGCGGTCCCGACAACTACCAGGTCCGCGTGCTCGTCGACGTTCAAGTCCATGGCACGCACCGTCACCGCGCCCGGGGCGACAGGCAGATCGGTTGCCGCGCTCAGATCGCCGTCGCCCTGGTTGAGTAGAATGCGAACGATGCCTGCCTCCGCGCTGAGCACGGCAACGTCGACCGTTCCGTTACCGTCGAAGTCGGCGGTGTCCAGAGCCGTCGGAACTACCGTCAGACCGGTGACCACCCGACCGCCGAAGGAGCCGTCGCCGTTACCGCGAACGAGATCGAGCGACGCGGGATCGGTCACTGCGGCAATCAGATCCGGCACCGCGTCGCCCGTAAGATCCGCGACCGCCGCTGCCACCGCGAGTCCACCGACCTCAACCTCACGGGAGGCGCTCAATTCTGTACCGGTCGAAAGCAGCACACCGACCAGATTGGCCTGCGACCGCGTCACGACCACGTCGCCCAGGTTGTCGCCGTTGACGTCGGCGGTCGCAATACTGCCGATCAGAGCGTCAGTGCGCACCGTCAACGGGGGACGGAAGTTCCCACTCGCGGCGCCGATCAAGAGCAGGAACGACGGGGACTCGGCGACCCCGACCACGGCATCCACAAGCCCGTCGGTTCCGATCTGCAGGGTATGAACCGACACCGGCGTCATCGGCAGCGGAATATCCACGGGCGCACGCAGCGCCCCACGGCCGTTGCCCCGCAGCATGGAGAGCGAGTTGTTCCCACGGTTCGCGACGAGAGCATCGACGAATCCGTCCCGGTCGACGTCCGCCGCCGCCACGCTCACGGGCTGCCGCGCCGCCGGATAGTTGTTGGCGCCGACGAAGGCGCCGCCGCCGCGACCCCGCAGCACTGACACACTGCCCCCGGTGCTATCGGCGACGGCAATATCGACCGCGCCGAGGGTGTCGTTGTCGAACTCACCGAGAACCAGTGTTGTCGGCCCGCGGCCCACGAGCACGCGGTTGATCGGTTCGAAAGTGCCGTTGCCGTGTCCGGCCAGAATCGACACATCGTTGGAGCCGCTGTTGGCGACGATGAGGTCCGGAAGTTGATCGTTGGAGACGATCTGCAGGTCGTCATCGGCAATTGCGACACCCGCCGGCGCGACGCCGGTAGCGGCCGTCTGACGGGCGACAAACGCCCCACGACCGTCGCCCCGCCACACCGAAACCGTGTTGTCGCCTTTCTCGGCAACCGCCAGGTCCGGATTGCCGTCGCGGTTAACGTCGCCGAGGGCGAGGGCCGCCGGCTCCCGGCCGGTTGTAACGGTCGGGCCGCGCGCAAAGGAACGGGACCCCAGTGCCAGCAGGATGGTCACCGTGTCGAAAGTCGGATCGGCAACGGCAATGTCCGCCAGGCCGTCGCGGTTCAAATCCGCAACCGCCATGGGTCCCGGTATGCCGCCAACCACGAGCGTAGTAACCGGCACGAGCTCACGGCCGGCACTGACTTCTGCAAAGACGACGCTCCCGGTGCCGGCGTCGGCAACGGCCAGCAGGTTGCCGATGGCCACGATCGCTCGCGGCTCCTCCGCTATCGGCACACTCGATGGCGTCTCGAAGCGGCCGTCGCCGCGGCCGAACACCAGGGTGACCGTGCCGTCCCCCGCATTGGCGGTCGCGAAGTCAAGGGCGCCGTCGAAGTCGAAGTCGCCGGTAACCGCGCCTTCGGGACTCGCGCCGACGACGACCGCCGGCCGCAGCGTAAACCCACCCGTGCCACGCGCAAGCATCAATCGAGCTGAACTTCCGTCGCGGTCGGCGACGATAATGTCAGCGGTGGTGTCGGGTACCGGTGTGACGTTGGCGTTGAAGTTGCCGGCGGCCAACCCACTCGGATAGCTGCCGGTCAGAAACGCCGGAGCGAGGCGGAAGGTGATGGCCGTGCCCGTTGCCTGAGGCGTCGGCGTCGGGGTGGTTGACGGCGACCTGGGAATAGTCGGGGTCGGGGTGCGCGTCGCGCCCGTCGGCGTCGCGGTGCGGGTTGGCCCGGTCGGGGTCGGGGTGCGCGTCGCGCCCGTCGGCGTCGCGGTTGGCGGCGTCTGCGTGCCAGTGGCAACACCAGTCGCCGAGGGCGTCGGCGTTGCCACGGGCAAAGGGGTTACGGTCGGCGTCTGTTTGCGCGGAGTCTTCGTCGGGCGCGGGGTGC is part of the Candidatus Binatia bacterium genome and encodes:
- a CDS encoding VCBS repeat-containing protein, whose translation is MTPFRAVGLTAAFLLIVAAILVGAPAGAAPGPTRTPEPTRTPRPTKTPRKQTPTVTPLPVATPTPSATGVATGTQTPPTATPTGATRTPTPTGPTRTATPTGATRTPTPTIPRSPSTTPTPTPQATGTAITFRLAPAFLTGSYPSGLAAGNFNANVTPVPDTTADIIVADRDGSSARLMLARGTGGFTLRPAVVVGASPEGAVTGDFDFDGALDFATANAGDGTVTLVFGRGDGRFETPSSVPIAEEPRAIVAIGNLLAVADAGTGSVVFAEVSAGRELVPVTTLVVGGIPGPMAVADLNRDGLADIAVADPTFDTVTILLALGSRSFARGPTVTTGREPAALALGDVNRDGNPDLAVAEKGDNTVSVWRGDGRGAFVARQTAATGVAPAGVAIADDDLQIVSNDQLPDLIVANSGSNDVSILAGHGNGTFEPINRVLVGRGPTTLVLGEFDNDTLGAVDIAVADSTGGSVSVLRGRGGGAFVGANNYPAARQPVSVAAADVDRDGFVDALVANRGNNSLSMLRGNGRGALRAPVDIPLPMTPVSVHTLQIGTDGLVDAVVGVAESPSFLLLIGAASGNFRPPLTVRTDALIGSIATADVNGDNLGDVVVTRSQANLVGVLLSTGTELSASREVEVGGLAVAAAVADLTGDAVPDLIAAVTDPASLDLVRGNGDGSFGGRVVTGLTVVPTALDTADFDGNGTVDVAVLSAEAGIVRILLNQGDGDLSAATDLPVAPGAVTVRAMDLNVDEHADLVVVGTADDSLVVFEGRGNGSFDGGRRFSVGRGPAAVAAADLFADRLPDLVVVNEGADNATVFRNTSVSELPPLPTNTVGPGTPSPTFGDSPTPRPTSTRRPPAPTRPGDGESDDDGGGSSGCNLRRRNAPGSAAAILLGVLAAGLLVRPGRK